From the Mycoplasmatota bacterium genome, one window contains:
- the dcm gene encoding DNA (cytosine-5-)-methyltransferase yields the protein MKVLSLFSGIGAFEKALSNIDIDFELVNYCECDPIPSKAYSLIHNESRDKNLGDITKVNILDLGYYDLIVHGSPCQDFSIAGKHKGGEENTGTRSSLMWYSVKIIEKVKPKYIIWENVPQAIRSNNLYNFRKYLNKLIQFGYTSYYQVLNSLDYNLPQNRKRVYCVSIRNDVNFPYEFPLIMKLEKRLSDYLETDVDEYYYNICPSMLKAVEIGKVKIIDNFCYSITTKMQRWNNPGLIKVYQATKKGYDYAYPGDCINLAYSNSKTRRGRVGKQYCQTITCNNNLTVVDDDYRLRYLTPLECLRLQGFDDKDYEVLVKNGFKRDQLYKLAGNSIPVSVLEKLFYKLFIDRSTYQLSMYEFI from the coding sequence ATGAAAGTATTGTCTTTATTTAGTGGTATTGGTGCTTTTGAAAAAGCTTTAAGTAATATAGATATAGATTTTGAATTAGTTAATTATTGTGAATGTGATCCTATTCCAAGCAAAGCATATTCTTTAATACATAATGAATCAAGGGATAAAAATTTAGGTGATATAACAAAGGTTAATATTTTAGATTTAGGTTATTATGATTTAATTGTTCATGGTTCACCTTGCCAGGATTTTAGTATTGCTGGCAAACATAAAGGTGGAGAAGAAAATACAGGAACTCGTTCAAGTTTAATGTGGTATTCTGTTAAAATAATTGAAAAAGTTAAACCAAAATATATTATATGGGAAAATGTACCTCAAGCAATTAGATCTAATAACTTATACAATTTTCGTAAATATTTAAATAAATTAATTCAATTTGGATATACATCTTATTATCAAGTTTTAAATTCTTTAGATTATAATTTACCTCAAAATCGTAAAAGGGTTTATTGTGTATCTATTAGAAATGATGTTAATTTTCCTTATGAATTTCCATTAATAATGAAATTAGAAAAAAGGTTATCTGATTATTTAGAAACTGATGTTGATGAATACTATTATAATATTTGTCCTTCTATGTTAAAAGCTGTTGAAATTGGTAAGGTGAAAATTATAGATAATTTTTGTTATTCTATTACAACTAAAATGCAACGTTGGAATAACCCAGGACTTATAAAGGTGTATCAAGCAACTAAAAAAGGATATGATTATGCTTATCCTGGTGATTGTATTAATTTAGCTTATAGTAATTCAAAAACTAGACGTGGACGAGTTGGTAAACAATATTGTCAAACAATAACATGTAATAATAATTTAACTGTTGTTGATGATGATTATAGATTGAGGTACTTAACACCTTTAGAATGTTTAAGACTTCAAGGTTTTGATGATAAAGATTATGAAGTGTTAGTTAAAAATGGTTTTAAAAGAGATCAATTATATAAATTAGCTGGTAATAGTATTCCGGTTTCAGTTTTAGAGAAATTATTTTATAAATTATTTATAGATCGATCTACATATCAATTATCTATGTATGAATTTATATAG
- a CDS encoding Com family DNA-binding transcriptional regulator codes for MAAGKNIKAKECKLYHCSECNNMIAKSNDLIISHGEISVKCEKCGTFNQIK; via the coding sequence TTGGCAGCTGGTAAAAATATTAAAGCTAAGGAATGTAAATTATATCATTGTAGTGAATGTAATAACATGATTGCAAAGTCTAATGATTTAATTATTTCACATGGTGAAATATCTGTTAAATGTGAAAAATGTGGTACTTTCAATCAAATTAAATAA
- a CDS encoding helix-turn-helix transcriptional regulator encodes MILRLKEARKSRNITQKELSRLTNIAQDQISRYENGQDMTSNNLKIFCKALDVSADYLLGLIDEDIKLTKKETLNLAKNLDNEQIKEISETLQKSANYFQELIKQNTE; translated from the coding sequence ATGATATTAAGACTAAAAGAAGCAAGAAAATCTAGAAACATTACACAAAAAGAATTATCTAGACTAACAAACATAGCACAAGACCAAATATCAAGATATGAGAACGGTCAAGATATGACCAGTAATAATCTAAAGATATTTTGTAAAGCATTAGATGTTAGTGCAGATTACTTACTAGGATTAATAGATGAAGATATAAAATTGACAAAAAAAGAAACATTAAATTTAGCAAAAAATTTAGATAATGAACAAATCAAGGAAATTAGTGAAACATTACAAAAATCAGCTAATTATTTTCAAGAATTAATTAAACAGAATACAGAATAG
- a CDS encoding IS3 family transposase: MKKKLRIKDYIKKHRDELEKNPYVRKVGKTIQYAPEFKIKAVELKKKGVSIREIFESHGLPYKEPKSNTYITNWTKQYEEKGKESFFNESRGRNINGKSGRPKKEAITADEKVLIQEKIIEAQRQEIEALKKQLWQGRKVKIKENKYVPTQLVFQFIDDLKTKINVPIQTLCKYFNVSRSGYYKWIKSANKRRQRELQDKSDFKLINDLWVKNKVFGYQRITMHLRNDLGVVMNPKKVYRLMKKNGIRSTVRIKDPYKHLKDSYKNHHTFENVLDRNFDVDEPGTVFATDITYLIFNGYRYYLSVIKDLCTREIVAWKVSQNLSLDLSLDVINQLVERYGDENLKNTLIHSDQGLYYTNSMYVNKLKELNIIQSMSRKGNCLDNAKMETFFGHFKDECEYYDATDIKSLRFILNDYMNYYNHKRYQWTLKKMAPAQYRSHLLAA; this comes from the coding sequence ATGAAGAAGAAATTAAGAATTAAAGATTATATAAAAAAACATAGAGATGAATTAGAAAAGAATCCCTATGTTAGGAAAGTTGGTAAGACAATCCAATATGCACCTGAATTTAAAATTAAAGCAGTTGAGTTAAAGAAAAAGGGAGTATCTATAAGAGAAATATTTGAAAGTCATGGATTACCCTATAAAGAACCTAAAAGTAATACTTACATAACAAACTGGACTAAACAATATGAAGAAAAGGGAAAAGAATCATTTTTTAATGAATCAAGAGGTCGTAATATAAATGGTAAATCAGGAAGACCAAAGAAAGAAGCAATAACAGCTGATGAAAAAGTATTAATACAGGAGAAAATAATAGAAGCGCAAAGGCAGGAGATTGAAGCATTAAAAAAGCAATTATGGCAAGGAAGGAAAGTGAAAATAAAAGAAAATAAATATGTTCCAACTCAATTAGTATTTCAATTTATCGATGATTTAAAAACTAAAATTAATGTACCAATACAAACATTATGTAAATATTTTAATGTATCAAGATCTGGTTATTATAAATGGATTAAATCTGCTAACAAGAGAAGACAAAGAGAGTTACAAGACAAATCAGATTTTAAATTAATAAATGATTTGTGGGTAAAAAATAAAGTATTTGGATATCAAAGAATTACAATGCATCTAAGAAATGATTTAGGTGTAGTAATGAACCCTAAAAAAGTTTATCGTTTAATGAAAAAGAATGGTATACGTTCTACAGTAAGGATTAAAGATCCCTATAAACATTTAAAAGACTCATATAAAAATCATCATACATTTGAAAATGTATTAGATAGAAATTTTGATGTTGATGAACCTGGTACAGTATTCGCGACTGATATCACATACTTAATTTTTAATGGTTATCGATATTATTTATCTGTAATTAAGGATCTTTGTACACGTGAAATTGTAGCTTGGAAAGTATCTCAAAATCTAAGTCTAGATTTATCGTTAGATGTAATTAATCAACTTGTTGAAAGATATGGAGATGAAAATCTAAAAAATACCTTAATCCATTCAGACCAGGGTTTATATTATACTAATTCAATGTATGTAAATAAACTAAAGGAATTAAATATTATTCAATCTATGTCACGTAAAGGTAATTGTCTAGATAACGCAAAAATGGAGACATTTTTTGGACATTTTAAAGACGAGTGTGAGTATTATGATGCTACTGATATTAAATCATTGAGGTTTATATTAAATGATTATATGAATTATTATAATCATAAGCGTTATCAATGGACATTAAAAAAGATGGCCCCTGCGCAATACAGAAGCCATCTACTAGCAGCATAA
- a CDS encoding IS66 family insertion sequence element accessory protein TnpB: MNYNKLRSEWKERIEEYQKSGLSKSKWCKENGYKLHQLLYWIKKNNQNEKQAQEINWVPIPINHEMVEMNEEKCITIKIGKCNIKVEPGFNGNHLKDVVKVLSEL, from the coding sequence ATGAATTATAATAAGTTAAGATCTGAATGGAAAGAAAGAATTGAAGAATATCAAAAAAGTGGATTATCAAAATCAAAATGGTGTAAGGAAAATGGGTATAAATTACATCAACTTCTATATTGGATTAAAAAGAATAATCAAAATGAAAAACAAGCACAAGAAATTAATTGGGTACCCATTCCTATTAATCATGAAATGGTTGAAATGAATGAAGAAAAATGTATTACGATTAAAATAGGAAAATGCAATATAAAGGTTGAACCAGGGTTCAATGGGAATCATTTAAAAGATGTGGTAAAGGTGTTATCAGAATTATGA
- the tnpB gene encoding IS66 family insertion sequence element accessory protein TnpB, giving the protein MIKLKDVKTVYFATGYTDLRKSIDGLSLIVKKQFDLDPFSNNLFVFCNKSRQILKILHWDYNGFWIYKKRLESGKFNWPKSEQEITSSSLKEFYWFLDGYEIRNGKAFKEVKQRGIV; this is encoded by the coding sequence ATGATTAAACTCAAGGATGTAAAAACAGTTTATTTCGCGACAGGATATACTGATTTAAGAAAATCAATTGATGGACTATCTCTTATTGTAAAAAAACAGTTTGATTTAGATCCATTTTCAAATAACTTATTTGTTTTCTGTAATAAAAGCAGACAAATTTTAAAAATTTTACATTGGGATTATAATGGTTTTTGGATATATAAAAAACGATTAGAAAGTGGTAAATTTAATTGGCCTAAAAGTGAACAGGAGATTACAAGTTCGTCTTTAAAAGAATTTTATTGGTTTTTAGATGGTTATGAAATACGTAATGGAAAGGCCTTTAAAGAGGTTAAGCAAAGGGGGATTGTATAG